The region CCGGCGGCCGACTCGAGCTGGGCCTCGGCTCGCAGGTCAAGGCGCACATCGAGCGCCGGTTCGGCATGCCGTGGAGCAGGCCCGCGGCGCGGATGGAGGAGTTCGTCTCCGCGGTCCGGGCGATCTGGAAGTGCTGGGAGACCGGCGAGCGGCTGCGCTTCGAGGGCGAGTTCTACACGCACACGCTGATGACGGAGTTCTTCGACCCCGGCCCCAACCCGCACGGCAACCCGCCGATCCTGCTGGCGGCGGTCGGCGAGCGGATGACCGAGGTCGCCGGCCGGGTGTCCGACGGGCTGCTCGCGCACGCCCTCACCACCGAGTCCTACCTCCGCGAGGTCACCTTCCCCGCGCTCACCCGGGCCCGCGGCGGCTCGCTCGACGGGTTCGCTGTCACCCTGCCCGTCTTCTCCGTCCTGGGCGTGGACCCGCAGGCGCGGGCGAAGGCCGAGGCAGGCGTGCGGCGGCAGATCGCGTTCTACGGCTCCACCCCCGCCTACCGCCCGGTCCTGGACCACCACGGCTGGGGCGCGCTCGCCGAGAAGCTCAACCGGCTCTCCCGCCAGCAGGCCTGGGACGAGATGGCCACGGCGATCGACGACGACGTGCTCGCCGCCTTCGCACTCGCCGGCACGCCGGCGGAGCTCGCCGCTCGGATCGAGGAGCGCTACGGGGACCTGGCGGACCGGGTATCCCTCTACACCCCGTACGACGTGGACCCGGAGCTGCTCACGGCCACCGCCAAGCACCTGCGCGGGTAGCCCGGGTCTCCTCGGCGCGAGCCGCAGATCACTCCCGGTAGCCGAGCGGGACATATCGGGACAAGCTTGGCGGATGCCTCTCGGACACAGGACCTTCCTCCGCCGCGCCCTGCGCCGGCCGGACCTGATGGGCGCCCCGGCCCCCACCGGCGCCGCCCTCGCCGCCGAGATCGCCGCTGTCGTGCCCGACGTGGGCACGCCGACGGTCGTCGAGCTGGGGGCCGGCACCGGCGCCCTGTCCGACGCGATCCACGCCCGGCTCGCCCCGGGCTCGCGGTACGTCGCGGTCGAGGTCGACGCGGAGTTCGTCGCCTACCTGCACCGGACCCGGCCGTGGCTGGAGGTGCTGCACGGAGACGCCGCCGACCTCACCACGCTGCTCGCCGAGGCCGGGGTCGGCACCGTCGACGCGATCATCTCGTCGCTGCCGTGGACGCTCCTGCCGCCGACGCAGCGCCACAGCATGCTCACCGCCGCCGCCGGAACGCTCGGGCGGGACGGCGTGTTCGCCACGATCATCACGCTGACGGCGATCCCGGACCGGGTCCGGGACCTCGTGCGGTGCATGGAGGACAGGTTCATCCACGTCGAGGCGACGGCCCCGGTCTGGCGGAACCTCCCCCCGGCCCGGCTCTACGTCTGCCGCGGCCCCCGGCATGCCGCGCTCCGCGCGGACGAAGCCTCCTAGGGCCGGTCTCCCAGGACAGGATCTCTGGGGCCGGCGGCGGTCCCGCTCCCGCGCGCCGTCGCCGGTCCACGGGGGCGGCGCCGTGGACGGCCCGGACCGGCGGGAGCAGCACGAACGGCAGGTCGTGCGGGCGGCCCACCGTCCGTCCCGGAAAGGTGTTCTCCTGATCGCCGAGAGGGAGGGGATCGCGGATGACGACCGGTCCCGCCGGCGGCGCGCACGGGGGGCTGCACCGCGGCCTCGCGCTGCTCGTCGCGGGCGCGTTCTTCATGGAGATCCTGGACGGCACCGTGATCGCGCCGGCGGCCCCGCACATCGCCGAGGACCTCGGGATCGCGCCGGTCGCGGTCAACGTGGCGATCACCGCGTACGTGCTGACCCTGGCCGTGCTCATCCCGATCAGCGGATGGCTCACGGACCGCTTCGGTGCCCGGCTGGTCTTCACGAGCGCCGTCGGGGTCTTCACCCTCGCCTCGCTGGGCTGCGCGCTGGCGGTGAACCTGCCGATGCTCGTCGGCACGCGGGTGCTGCAGGGGGTCGGCGGGGCGATGATGGTGCCGGTCGGACGGCTCGTCGTGCTGCGGACGACGACGAAGGCGGACCTGGTCAGGGCGATCGCCTACCTGACCTGGCCGGCCCTCGTCGCCCCGGTGCTGGCCCCCGCGCTGGGTGGCGTGCTGAGCACGTACGCGTCCTGGCGGTGGATCTTCGTCCTCAACATCCCGCTGGGCCTCGCCGCGCTGGTGCTCTCCCGCCGGCTCGTCCCGGACGTCCGCGGCGACGGCCCGGCCGGGCTGGACCGGCGTGGGTTCGCGCTCACGGCGGTCGGGGTTGCGGCGCTCGTCGTCGGGCTGGAGAAGATCGGGGCGGCCACGCCGGACCCGGCGGTCGTCGCCGTCTCGCTGGTGGTCGCCGTGACCAGCCTGGGCGCGGCCGTGGTGTATCTGCTGCGGACCCCCCGGCCGTTGCTGGACCTGCGGATCCTGCGGGTCGCGACCTTCCGGGTGACGGCGCTGGGCGGCTCGGTGTTCCGCGCCGTCATCACCGCGATCCCGTTCCTGCTGCCGCTGTTCCTCCAGCTCGGGTTCGGCTGGAACGCCGCGGAGGCCGGTCTGGTGGTGATCGCACTGTTCGTGGGCAACGTCGGCATCAAGCCCGCGACGACGCCGTTGATGCGCCTGTTCGGCATCCGCACGGTGATGCTCGGCGCCGTGCTGGCGTCCGCGGCGTGCCTGGTGGGGATCGCGTTCGTGCAGGCCACGACCCCGCTGCCGCTGCTCCTCGGCCTGCTCCTGCTCAGCGGGATCGTCCGGTCGGTCGGCTTCACCGCCTACAACAGCGTCGCGTTCTCCGACGTCGACCAGCCCCGGATGAACAGTGCCAACACCCTGATGTCCACGCTGCAGGAGCTCGGCGCGGGCCTCGGCGTGGCGGTGGGAGCGCTGCTGGTGCGGGTCGGCGAGGGGCTGACCGACGGCGGCGCGGACCGGCCGTTCCGGGTCGCGTTCGTGCTGCTCGCCGTCCTCCTGCTGGTGCCGGCGGTCGAGGGGCTGCTGCTGGCGCGTACGGCCGGGGATGAGGTGACGGGCCGCGCGTGAGGCCGCTCTACTGCGCGGCCGTGCGGTGCGCCCGGAAGAACTGCCACATGATCGTCGACGCCCGCGGGCCGGCCGGGTCCGAGAACGACGCGTCCGGGCGACCGCCGGACCAGGCGTGCCCGAGACCGTCGACCTTCCAGTACTCCAGGACCCGGCGGCTGCCGGAGTACCAGCGCCGGCGGGTGTAGCGGCGCCCGGCGGTCCGGCCGGTGTCCGTCCGGGTACGGCCGGGTGCGGCGGTCCGGTGGTCCAGCCACTGCTCGACGACCCGGTCCCCGTTCACCGGCCGGACCACATGGTCCGACGCCCCCTGCACGACCACGACCGGCGCGATGGACCCCTCCACGTCCGGGACCCGGCCGTGCCCGGCCATGGCGGTCAGCGCTCCCCCGCCACCCCGCGCCGACCGGTAGGGCGGGGCGGAGTGCACCCCGGCGGCGGCGAACACGTCCGGGTAGGTCGCCGCCAGGATCAGCGCCATCGCGCCGCCCGCGGAGATGCCGGCGACGTAGACCCTGCTCGGGTCGACGTTCCAGCGACGGGGTTCGGCGCAGACATCCCGGACGATCGTCGCGAGCAGGGCGGGCTCGCCGCCGCCCCGGCGCTGGTGGGCGGACTCGTACCAGCGCCAGCACCGCTGTGCCTGGTGCCAGCGCTCCTGCTGCGGGACGGCGAGCGCGAACCCGTTGCGGTCCGCGACCGTGGTGAACCGGGTCGAGTCCGCGAACCCGGACGGGGTCTGGGTGCACCCGTGCAGCAGCAGGACCATCGGGATGCGGCGCCGCCGGGGCACGCCCGCGGGCAGGTAGACGTCGTAGGAACGTCCGGATCGCAGGCCGCGGATCCACCGGCCGGTCCTGGGGGAACGCCGGCCCGGGGCGGTGACCGCAGGCAGCCGCGGACGGGTCGGCAGGACCCGTGCCCGCTCGGCCGGTAGCCGAGGGGCGCGTGACCGGGTCGGCACCGGGGCCCGCGGCCCCCGAACCTTCGGCAGCGCGAACCACGGCAGGGCCGGGAGCCGGGCGCCCGGCAGGGACCACCGGGCCGGACGCGGTCGACGCGGCATGGTTCCCTTCGGACGGTGCGGCCGGTGCCGGCCACGCGAGCACCGACCAGCGTAGGCGGGACCCGGGCCGCACCCGGGTCGGCCTCGTCACGGTGTGTCGAGGAAGGATTCACCCGGACGAAACCTCGCCCACCGAAGGACGAGAGGCAATTGCCGGAAACGGCCTACGTCATTTCCGCACTCGGCGGAACTCTTCCCGCCGAGGCTGCACGAACGGCCGAGGAATCAGCGCCGGTGCGACCCGGCAGCCCGCCCGGACCCGATCGCCCTTGCGCGGCGCGCCGGCCACGCCCTGTTGGAACGGCACGGGAGCCACCAGGGCGGCGACGCCGCCGCGGAGCGCGGAGTACGCGTGTGACGTGGCCCGGAGTCCGAAATCCGACCGATCCCCGGCATGCGTTCGCGACGAATTGCGCGTTCGCCGCGGTGACCGGGCCGGCGGTCACGAGCGGACGAGCGTCACCACCCGCACGAGGGCCGGCGTGCTCGGCGTCGACCCGAAGCCGAAGCGCACCGGCGGGTGCACCGGGGCGAGCCCGCCCTGGTCCACGCCCTCCCAGCGGACGTCCGCGACGACGATCCGGTGCAGGTCCAGCGCCGCGTAGAACTCCTCGCGGCCGTTGCCGGCACTCCCCCGGGTCCGGACCCCGGGCAGGACCCGGCGCGCGACGAGGTCGATCGCGGAGATCCACCACGGGGCGGTGGCGAGCGAGCGGGGCACCGCGCGGAGCAGCACACCGAGCGGCGGGCGCCCGCCGACGTGGAACGTCAGCTGCAGCGGGCCCGCGGACACCCGGAGCCGGTCGCCGTCGATCTCGTGGTCGACGGGGGTGAGCACCACCTCGTCGAACGTGTACGTGCCGGAGACGAAGTCCGCCACCACGGCGTCGGGGGCCAGCAGCATCCGGTGCCCGTCCGGGCGCTCGGCCATGACGTCGGTGAACGCCCCCAGCGGCGACGTCGGCCAGTGCCCGACCACCACCCGCAGCCCGGCTGCCGTGCCGAGGCCCGCGATCGTGCCGTCGAACCGGTCCGTGGCCGTCGCCGATCTCGTCATCCGCGCGGGTACCCGCCGGGGCCCCCGCATGAACCGCCGGGCACGCCACGATCACCGCGCTGCTGGGTCTGCGTGAGGCACCGGAGGTCCTGGATCCGGAGCGACTGCCGCTCTGACCTGCCGGGGTTTTCCCGGTCGGCCGCGGGGGGATCCCACCGCGACCGACCCGCTCCCACCGAAGGACTCCGAACCATGGACACCGACCACGCCCGCTCCCTGCTCGAGGACGAGCTGCGCCGGCTCGACGAGCAGGTCGAGTTCAGTGAGGAGTCGCTCCAGGAGGTCGTCGGCCAGGACGACCGCTCCGCTGTGGGCCTCGACATCGGGGACCGCGGCTCCCATCTGGCCCAGACCATGGAGGAGGACCTGCAGGAGGACACGTCGCACGTCCAGCGCGACAGGGTGCTCGCCGCGATCGAGCGACTGGAGAGCGGCACCTACGGCCGGTGCGAGGTCTGCGGCCGGGAGATCGACGACGAGCGGCTGGAGACCCGCCCCGAGGCGAGCCGCTGCCGCGAGCACGCCTGACCCTCGTGGCCCGACCCCTACGGCCGGATGCCGCGGACGATGTTGCCGATCAGGCCGTCGACGAAGGCGTCCGTGATCGGCTCGTCCGGGATCAGCAACCGGTGGTAGCACGCCCCCCACAGCTGGTCCACGACGATCTGCGGGTCGACGTCCGCGCGGAGCTGACCCCGGTGCTGCGCGCGGACCATCGCCTCGACCGCCAGGGCGCGCCGCGGCGCCGAGTAGCGCTCCCGGAAGGCCGCCGCGAGGTCGGGGTCGGTCTGGCCCTGCCCGATCAGCTCCGCGACGACGCGGCCTGCCCGGGTCCCCGTCATCAGCCCCGCGAACGCGTGGACCTGTGTGCGCAGGTCCGCCTCGATGTCCCCGGTGTCCGGGAAGGACAGCGTCTGCTCGACGGCGGCGAAGTACCCGTCCAGCGCGAGCGCCCCCTTCGAGGGCCACCACTTGTACAGGGTCGTCGTGATCGCGCCGGACAGCCTCGCGACGCGTTCGACGGTGAACCCGGCCATCCCCTCGTCGAGCAGCAGCGCGCCCGCCGCGGCGAGGACCTCCCGGCGCACCTCCACCGCGGGGCGCCTGCCCCGGCCACGCCGGACCGGCTGCGTCATCCCGACCTCCCTGTCGTGGACGCAACGTCCACATCCATACCTATATGGACGCCGCGTACACGAATACGGAGGGCCCCATGAACAGCACCGACGCCCCGCGGGTCGCGATCGTCACCGGCGCCTCGGGCGGGATCGGCCGCGCGGTCGTCGAGCGGCTGGCCGCGGACGGCATGCGGGTCGTCGTCCACTACTCGGGCAACGCCGGGCGGGCGAAGGAAACCGTCGAGGCGGTCGCCGCGGCCGGCGGCACCGCGGAGTCCTTCCGCGCGGACGTCGCGGACGAGGCCGAGGTCACGGCCCTGTTCGACCGCGCCGAGGAGCTCTACGGCGGCGTCGACGTCGTGGTCCATGCGGCCGGGGTCATGCTGCTCGCGCCGCTGGCCGAGCTCGACCTCGCGGACTTCGACCGCATGCACCGCACCAACGTCCGCGGCACGTTCGTCGTGGACCAGCAGGCCGCGCGCCGGGTCCGGGCGGGTGGCGCGATCGTCAACTTCTCGTCGACGGTCGTGAAGCTCGCCCTCCCGAGCTACACCGCCTACGCCGCGACCAAGGGCGCCGTGGACGCGATGACGCTGATCCTCGCCCGGGAGCTGCGCGGCCGGGACGTCACGGTCAACGCCGTCGCGCCCGGCCCCACCGCCACGCCGCTGTTCCTGGACGGCAAGGACGACGCGACCGTGGACCGGCTCGCGAAGGCCGCCCCGCTGGAGCGGCTCGGCACCCCGGACGACATCGCGGAGACCGTCGCGTTCCTCGCCGGCCCGGCCCGGTGGGTCAACGGCCAGATCCTCTACGCGAACGGCGGGATCGGCTGAGTCCTTCGCCCGGCCTGGATCCTTCGCCCGGCCTGGATCCTTCGCCCGGCCTGGATCCTTCGCCCGGCCTGGATCCTTCGCCGGATCGAAACCTCCGGCGCCGCCGGGAGGCGTGACAATCGGGCATGACCACGACCGTCCATGTTCCCCGGGACCCCGCCGCGGACGCCCGGCTGCTCTCCGACTTCGCCGCACTGTCGGCCATCGGCGCGACGCCCGCCGGCGGCGTCGAGCGGCAGGCCGCGACGCTCGAGGACGGCGCCATGCGCGCCTGGTTGACGGCGTGGCTCGTCGAGCGGGGGTTCACGGTGGCCGCCGACCGGGTCGGCAACCTCTTCGGCCTGTACGAGTTCGTCCCCGGCGCCCCGTACGTGCTGGCCGGGTCCCACCTGGACAGCCAGCCGCGGGGCGGGCGCTTCGACGG is a window of Pseudonocardia sp. T1-2H DNA encoding:
- a CDS encoding TIGR03617 family F420-dependent LLM class oxidoreductase, producing the protein MQVDAVAEFSANPLEVEAAALAAEADGYAGITVPETQHDALLALSLAARATERITLQTGIAVAFSRNPMTLAMQANDVQLVSGGRLELGLGSQVKAHIERRFGMPWSRPAARMEEFVSAVRAIWKCWETGERLRFEGEFYTHTLMTEFFDPGPNPHGNPPILLAAVGERMTEVAGRVSDGLLAHALTTESYLREVTFPALTRARGGSLDGFAVTLPVFSVLGVDPQARAKAEAGVRRQIAFYGSTPAYRPVLDHHGWGALAEKLNRLSRQQAWDEMATAIDDDVLAAFALAGTPAELAARIEERYGDLADRVSLYTPYDVDPELLTATAKHLRG
- a CDS encoding class I SAM-dependent methyltransferase, which gives rise to MPLGHRTFLRRALRRPDLMGAPAPTGAALAAEIAAVVPDVGTPTVVELGAGTGALSDAIHARLAPGSRYVAVEVDAEFVAYLHRTRPWLEVLHGDAADLTTLLAEAGVGTVDAIISSLPWTLLPPTQRHSMLTAAAGTLGRDGVFATIITLTAIPDRVRDLVRCMEDRFIHVEATAPVWRNLPPARLYVCRGPRHAALRADEAS
- a CDS encoding MFS transporter, whose translation is MTTGPAGGAHGGLHRGLALLVAGAFFMEILDGTVIAPAAPHIAEDLGIAPVAVNVAITAYVLTLAVLIPISGWLTDRFGARLVFTSAVGVFTLASLGCALAVNLPMLVGTRVLQGVGGAMMVPVGRLVVLRTTTKADLVRAIAYLTWPALVAPVLAPALGGVLSTYASWRWIFVLNIPLGLAALVLSRRLVPDVRGDGPAGLDRRGFALTAVGVAALVVGLEKIGAATPDPAVVAVSLVVAVTSLGAAVVYLLRTPRPLLDLRILRVATFRVTALGGSVFRAVITAIPFLLPLFLQLGFGWNAAEAGLVVIALFVGNVGIKPATTPLMRLFGIRTVMLGAVLASAACLVGIAFVQATTPLPLLLGLLLLSGIVRSVGFTAYNSVAFSDVDQPRMNSANTLMSTLQELGAGLGVAVGALLVRVGEGLTDGGADRPFRVAFVLLAVLLLVPAVEGLLLARTAGDEVTGRA
- a CDS encoding extracellular catalytic domain type 1 short-chain-length polyhydroxyalkanoate depolymerase; amino-acid sequence: MPRRPRPARWSLPGARLPALPWFALPKVRGPRAPVPTRSRAPRLPAERARVLPTRPRLPAVTAPGRRSPRTGRWIRGLRSGRSYDVYLPAGVPRRRRIPMVLLLHGCTQTPSGFADSTRFTTVADRNGFALAVPQQERWHQAQRCWRWYESAHQRRGGGEPALLATIVRDVCAEPRRWNVDPSRVYVAGISAGGAMALILAATYPDVFAAAGVHSAPPYRSARGGGGALTAMAGHGRVPDVEGSIAPVVVVQGASDHVVRPVNGDRVVEQWLDHRTAAPGRTRTDTGRTAGRRYTRRRWYSGSRRVLEYWKVDGLGHAWSGGRPDASFSDPAGPRASTIMWQFFRAHRTAAQ
- a CDS encoding TraR/DksA family transcriptional regulator gives rise to the protein MDTDHARSLLEDELRRLDEQVEFSEESLQEVVGQDDRSAVGLDIGDRGSHLAQTMEEDLQEDTSHVQRDRVLAAIERLESGTYGRCEVCGREIDDERLETRPEASRCREHA
- a CDS encoding TetR-like C-terminal domain-containing protein, giving the protein MTQPVRRGRGRRPAVEVRREVLAAAGALLLDEGMAGFTVERVARLSGAITTTLYKWWPSKGALALDGYFAAVEQTLSFPDTGDIEADLRTQVHAFAGLMTGTRAGRVVAELIGQGQTDPDLAAAFRERYSAPRRALAVEAMVRAQHRGQLRADVDPQIVVDQLWGACYHRLLIPDEPITDAFVDGLIGNIVRGIRP
- a CDS encoding SDR family oxidoreductase; this translates as MNSTDAPRVAIVTGASGGIGRAVVERLAADGMRVVVHYSGNAGRAKETVEAVAAAGGTAESFRADVADEAEVTALFDRAEELYGGVDVVVHAAGVMLLAPLAELDLADFDRMHRTNVRGTFVVDQQAARRVRAGGAIVNFSSTVVKLALPSYTAYAATKGAVDAMTLILARELRGRDVTVNAVAPGPTATPLFLDGKDDATVDRLAKAAPLERLGTPDDIAETVAFLAGPARWVNGQILYANGGIG